One stretch of Streptomyces peucetius DNA includes these proteins:
- the pstB gene encoding phosphate ABC transporter ATP-binding protein PstB codes for MAKRIDVSGLTAYYGSHKAIDDISMTVEPRSVTAFIGPSGCGKSTFLRTLNRMHEVTPGGRVEGKVMLDDEDLYGSHVDPVAVRRTVGMVFQRPNPFPTMSIFDNVAAGLRLNGSYKKSKLAEIVERSLRGANLWNEVKDRLNKPGSGLSGGQQQRLCIARAIAVEPDVLLMDEPCSALDPISTLAIEDLIGELKERFTIVIVTHNMQQAARVSDRTAFFNLAAVGQPGKLIEIDETERIFANPSVQATEDYISGRFG; via the coding sequence ATGGCCAAGCGAATCGATGTATCCGGCCTGACCGCCTACTACGGCTCCCACAAGGCGATCGACGACATCTCCATGACCGTCGAGCCCCGCTCCGTGACGGCCTTCATCGGCCCGTCCGGCTGCGGCAAGTCCACCTTCCTGCGCACCCTCAACCGCATGCACGAGGTCACCCCCGGCGGCCGCGTCGAGGGCAAGGTCATGCTGGACGACGAGGACCTGTACGGGTCGCACGTCGACCCGGTCGCCGTGCGCCGCACCGTCGGCATGGTCTTCCAGCGGCCGAACCCCTTCCCGACCATGTCGATCTTCGACAACGTCGCGGCGGGCCTGCGGCTGAACGGCTCGTACAAGAAGAGCAAGCTCGCGGAGATCGTCGAGCGCTCGCTCAGGGGCGCGAACCTCTGGAACGAGGTCAAGGACCGGCTGAACAAGCCCGGCTCCGGCCTGTCCGGCGGTCAGCAGCAGCGTCTGTGCATCGCCCGCGCGATCGCGGTCGAGCCCGACGTGCTGCTGATGGACGAGCCCTGCTCGGCCCTCGACCCGATCTCGACGCTCGCGATCGAGGACCTGATCGGCGAGCTGAAGGAGCGCTTCACGATCGTCATCGTGACGCACAACATGCAGCAGGCGGCGCGGGTCTCCGACCGCACGGCCTTCTTCAACCTCGCGGCGGTCGGCCAGCCCGGCAAGCTCATCGAGATCGACGAGACCGAGCGGATCTTCGCGAACCCGTCCGTCCAGGCGACCGAGGACTACATCTCGGGACGCTTCGGATAA
- the pstA gene encoding phosphate ABC transporter permease PstA, giving the protein MSQLVSEKRPVAAVTTGSLSHARLPRWAPAAIAAGSIAAGCGVGLAAGWHSRVQWGMIAALIFVLATYVITTKVENSRQAKDRVATSIVWVCFVLAVVPLFSLGWVTISEGMGVVDGYFLGHSMNGVLDVQPGGGIYHALLGTIEQVLIAAVIAAPIGLLSAIYLVEYGRGKLAKAVTFFVDVMTGIPSIVAGLFVLATWNLMLGFGPSGFAGGLALAILMMPVVVRSTEEMLKLVPNELREASLALGVPKWRTILKVVLPTAIGGITTGVMLAVARVTGETAPVLLLVFGTRLINPNPFEGAQSSLPLYVYEQYAVGTDASIARAWGAALVLIAFVMILNLVARGIARWKAPKTGK; this is encoded by the coding sequence ATGAGCCAGCTCGTATCGGAGAAGCGTCCGGTGGCCGCCGTGACCACCGGTTCCCTCTCCCACGCCCGCCTCCCGCGCTGGGCCCCGGCCGCCATCGCCGCCGGCTCGATCGCCGCCGGCTGCGGCGTCGGCCTGGCCGCCGGCTGGCACAGCCGCGTCCAGTGGGGCATGATCGCCGCGCTGATCTTCGTCCTCGCCACCTATGTGATCACCACCAAGGTCGAGAACTCCCGCCAGGCCAAGGACCGCGTCGCCACCAGCATCGTCTGGGTGTGCTTCGTCCTGGCCGTCGTGCCGCTGTTCTCGCTCGGCTGGGTCACGATCAGCGAGGGCATGGGAGTGGTCGACGGCTACTTCCTCGGCCACTCCATGAACGGTGTCCTCGACGTCCAGCCCGGCGGCGGCATCTACCACGCGCTGCTCGGCACGATCGAGCAGGTCCTCATCGCCGCGGTGATCGCCGCCCCGATCGGCCTGCTCAGCGCGATCTACCTCGTCGAGTACGGGCGCGGCAAGCTGGCCAAGGCCGTCACCTTCTTCGTCGACGTCATGACCGGCATTCCCTCCATCGTCGCGGGCCTGTTCGTCCTCGCGACCTGGAACCTGATGCTGGGCTTCGGCCCCTCCGGCTTCGCCGGCGGACTCGCCCTCGCCATCCTGATGATGCCGGTGGTCGTCCGCTCCACCGAGGAAATGCTGAAGCTGGTACCGAACGAGCTGCGCGAGGCCTCCCTCGCCCTGGGCGTACCGAAGTGGCGGACCATCCTGAAGGTGGTCCTGCCCACCGCGATCGGTGGCATCACCACCGGCGTGATGCTCGCCGTCGCGCGCGTCACCGGTGAGACCGCCCCGGTACTGCTCCTCGTTTTCGGCACGAGGCTGATCAACCCGAATCCGTTCGAAGGCGCCCAGTCCTCGCTGCCGCTCTACGTGTACGAGCAGTACGCGGTCGGCACCGACGCCTCGATCGCGCGCGCCTGGGGCGCCGCCCTGGTTCTGATCGCCTTCGTCATGATCCTCAACCTGGTGGCCCGCGGCATCGCCCGCTGGAAGGCCCCGAAGACCGGAAAGTAG
- a CDS encoding NUDIX hydrolase — translation MAPRLGPDHHVGHGGHGAVTGGDTVLAAGCVLWRRSPYGGGGLEICLVHRPKYDDWSHPKGKLKRGEDSLAAALREVLEETGHRCVPGARLPTVRYLAGGRPKQVVYWAAEATTGAFAAGDEVDRIVWLPPAAARGRLTHPRDRALVDALLQALHTT, via the coding sequence ATGGCGCCACGCCTCGGCCCGGACCACCACGTCGGTCACGGCGGTCACGGCGCCGTGACCGGCGGGGACACCGTGCTCGCCGCGGGATGCGTGCTCTGGCGCCGCTCCCCGTACGGGGGCGGCGGTCTCGAGATCTGCCTCGTGCACCGGCCGAAGTACGACGACTGGTCCCATCCCAAAGGCAAGCTGAAGCGCGGCGAGGACTCGCTCGCCGCCGCCCTGCGCGAGGTGCTGGAGGAGACCGGCCACCGCTGTGTCCCGGGCGCCCGCCTGCCCACCGTCCGCTACCTCGCGGGGGGTCGGCCCAAGCAGGTCGTCTACTGGGCCGCCGAGGCGACCACCGGCGCTTTCGCCGCCGGCGACGAGGTCGACCGCATCGTGTGGCTGCCGCCGGCCGCGGCGCGCGGCAGGCTCACCCACCCCCGTGATCGCGCACTTGTCGACGCGCTGTTGCAGGCTCTGCACACCACGTGA
- the pstS gene encoding phosphate ABC transporter substrate-binding protein PstS, producing the protein MKLQRKNGLRATALGALAISGALVLTACGSDDNTGTNTEGGEKTSAASNIKCDDAKGQILAAGSSAQKNAMDLWVKNFQAACSGVEVNYQAIGSGGGITKFTQGQVAFAGSDSALKPEEVEESKKICKSGQGINLPMVGGPVAIGYNLDGVDDLVLDSTTIAKIFDSKIKKWNDPAIAKLNPDAKLPDSAIQAFHRSDESGTTQNLHKYLSEAAPADWKHDPKSKSWLAPGGQAANGSSGVASQVKQTQGSIGYFELSYATSQSISTVKLDTGAAAPVEATSENASKAIAAAKIKGTGKDLALSLDYKTKAEGAYPIILVTYEIACDKGNKPETLPTLKAFLNYTASEEGQKVLTDAGYAPLPAEIAAKVREIVPTLS; encoded by the coding sequence GTGAAGCTTCAGCGCAAGAACGGGCTTCGCGCCACCGCGCTCGGCGCCCTCGCGATCTCCGGCGCCCTGGTCCTCACGGCGTGTGGTTCGGACGACAACACGGGCACCAACACCGAGGGCGGCGAGAAGACCAGCGCTGCGTCGAACATCAAGTGCGACGACGCGAAGGGCCAGATTCTCGCGGCCGGCTCGAGCGCCCAGAAGAACGCCATGGACCTGTGGGTCAAGAACTTCCAGGCCGCCTGCTCCGGCGTCGAGGTCAACTACCAGGCCATCGGCTCCGGCGGCGGCATCACCAAGTTCACCCAGGGCCAGGTCGCCTTCGCCGGCTCCGACTCCGCGCTGAAGCCGGAGGAGGTCGAGGAGTCGAAGAAGATCTGCAAGAGCGGGCAGGGCATCAACCTGCCGATGGTCGGCGGCCCCGTCGCGATCGGCTACAACCTGGACGGCGTGGACGACCTCGTCCTCGACTCCACCACGATCGCGAAGATCTTCGACTCGAAGATCAAGAAGTGGAACGACCCGGCCATCGCCAAGCTCAACCCCGACGCCAAGCTGCCGGACTCCGCCATCCAGGCGTTCCACCGCTCCGACGAGTCGGGCACGACCCAGAACCTGCACAAGTACCTCAGCGAGGCCGCCCCGGCCGACTGGAAGCACGACCCCAAGTCGAAGTCGTGGCTGGCCCCCGGTGGCCAGGCCGCCAACGGCTCCTCCGGTGTCGCCTCCCAGGTGAAGCAGACCCAGGGCTCGATCGGCTACTTCGAGCTGTCGTACGCGACCTCGCAGTCGATCTCCACCGTCAAGCTCGACACCGGTGCCGCCGCCCCGGTCGAGGCGACCAGCGAGAACGCCTCCAAGGCCATCGCCGCCGCCAAGATCAAGGGCACCGGCAAGGACCTTGCCCTGTCCCTCGACTACAAGACCAAGGCCGAGGGCGCCTACCCGATCATCCTCGTGACGTACGAGATCGCCTGCGACAAGGGCAACAAGCCGGAGACCCTGCCGACGCTGAAGGCGTTCCTCAACTACACCGCGAGCGAGGAGGGCCAGAAGGTCCTCACCGACGCCGGCTACGCGCCGCTGCCGGCCGAGATCGCGGCCAAGGTCCGCGAGATCGTCCCCACCCTGTCCTGA
- a CDS encoding inorganic phosphate transporter: MDTFALVVTIGVALFFTYTNGFHDSANAIATSVSTRALTPRAALVMAAVMNLAGAFLGQGVAKTVSEGIIETPVGASGMGILFAALVGAIVWNLITWYFGLPSSSSHALFGGMVGAALAGGTEVIWTGVLEKIVIPMFISPVVGLGVGYLVMVGIMWIFRKANPHKAKRGFRIAQTVSAAGMALGHGLQDAQKTMGIVVMALVIADVENAGDPIPVWVKIACAVTLSLGTYAGGWRIMRTLGRKIIELDPPQGFAAETTGASIMFGSAFLFHAPISTTHVITSAIMGAGATKRVNAVRWGVAKNIIMGWFITMPAAAVVAALSYGVVYVIFG; this comes from the coding sequence GTGGACACCTTCGCCCTGGTCGTGACCATCGGGGTCGCGCTCTTCTTCACCTATACCAACGGCTTCCACGACTCCGCGAACGCGATCGCGACGTCCGTCTCCACACGGGCCCTGACCCCGCGCGCGGCACTGGTCATGGCCGCGGTGATGAACCTCGCCGGTGCCTTCCTCGGGCAGGGCGTCGCCAAGACGGTCAGCGAGGGGATCATCGAGACGCCGGTCGGCGCGAGCGGCATGGGCATCCTGTTCGCCGCGCTGGTCGGTGCGATCGTCTGGAACCTGATCACCTGGTACTTCGGCCTGCCGTCGTCCTCGTCGCACGCGCTGTTCGGCGGCATGGTCGGCGCGGCGCTCGCGGGCGGGACGGAGGTCATCTGGACCGGTGTCCTCGAGAAGATCGTCATCCCGATGTTCATCTCGCCGGTGGTCGGCCTGGGCGTCGGCTACCTGGTGATGGTCGGCATCATGTGGATCTTCCGCAAGGCCAATCCGCACAAGGCCAAGCGGGGCTTTCGTATCGCGCAGACGGTCTCCGCGGCGGGGATGGCGCTCGGTCACGGTCTGCAGGACGCGCAGAAGACGATGGGCATCGTGGTGATGGCCCTCGTCATCGCCGACGTCGAGAACGCGGGCGACCCGATCCCGGTCTGGGTCAAGATCGCGTGCGCGGTGACGCTGTCGCTGGGTACGTACGCGGGCGGCTGGCGGATCATGCGGACCCTCGGCCGCAAGATCATCGAGCTGGACCCGCCGCAGGGGTTCGCGGCGGAGACGACGGGCGCGTCGATCATGTTCGGCTCGGCGTTCCTGTTCCACGCGCCGATCTCGACGACGCATGTGATCACCTCGGCGATCATGGGTGCCGGCGCGACGAAGCGGGTGAACGCGGTGCGGTGGGGTGTCGCGAAGAACATCATCATGGGGTGGTTCATCACGATGCCGGCGGCGGCGGTCGTCGCTGCGCTGAGCTATGGCGTGGTGTACGTGATCTTCGGCTGA
- the pstC gene encoding phosphate ABC transporter permease subunit PstC, with the protein MDTATTTSPPPPRAEEAQRTMRGKPRPGDRIFLGLSRGAGITLLVIMAAIAGFLAYRAGIAISKNDANFLTESEWNPAGDPPVFGIAVLAFGTIVSSVIAMVIAVPVAIGIALFISHYAPRKIATPLAYVVDLLAAVPSIIYGLWGALFLVPYLDGLNRWLDEYLGWTYIFEKTGEGVARNLFTVGVLLAIMILPIITNVTREVFLQVPKMHEEAALALGATRWEVIRMSVLPFGRSGIISASMLGLGRALGETMAVAVVLSPSFIISGHLLDPGGGTFAQNIAAKFNEADGFGRDALIASGLVLFVITLLVNGAARLIIARRKEYSGANA; encoded by the coding sequence ATGGATACAGCAACCACCACATCACCCCCACCGCCCCGCGCGGAGGAAGCACAGCGCACCATGCGCGGCAAGCCGCGCCCCGGTGACCGCATATTCCTGGGCCTGTCCCGGGGGGCCGGCATCACCCTGCTGGTGATCATGGCCGCGATCGCGGGATTCCTCGCGTACCGCGCCGGGATCGCCATCTCCAAGAACGACGCCAACTTCCTCACCGAGTCCGAGTGGAACCCGGCCGGCGACCCGCCGGTCTTCGGTATCGCCGTACTGGCCTTCGGCACGATCGTCAGCTCGGTCATCGCCATGGTCATCGCCGTGCCGGTCGCCATCGGCATCGCGCTGTTCATCTCGCACTACGCGCCGCGGAAGATCGCCACCCCGCTCGCCTACGTCGTCGACCTGCTCGCCGCCGTGCCCAGCATCATCTACGGCCTCTGGGGCGCCCTCTTCCTCGTGCCCTACCTCGACGGCCTGAACCGCTGGCTCGACGAGTACCTCGGCTGGACGTACATCTTCGAGAAGACCGGTGAGGGCGTCGCCCGGAACCTGTTCACCGTTGGCGTCCTGCTCGCGATCATGATCCTGCCGATCATCACCAACGTCACCCGCGAGGTCTTCCTCCAGGTGCCGAAGATGCATGAGGAGGCCGCCCTGGCGCTCGGCGCCACCCGCTGGGAGGTCATCCGCATGTCGGTACTGCCCTTCGGCCGCTCCGGCATCATCAGCGCCTCCATGCTGGGCCTGGGCCGCGCCCTCGGCGAGACGATGGCCGTCGCCGTCGTCCTGTCGCCGAGCTTCATCATCTCCGGCCACCTGCTCGACCCGGGCGGCGGCACCTTCGCGCAGAACATCGCCGCGAAGTTCAACGAGGCGGACGGATTCGGCCGTGACGCGCTCATCGCCTCCGGTCTCGTCCTGTTCGTGATCACCCTGCTGGTCAACGGAGCGGCACGCCTGATCATCGCTCGCCGCAAGGAGTACTCGGGGGCCAACGCATGA